From Actinoplanes oblitus, a single genomic window includes:
- a CDS encoding inositol monophosphatase family protein, which yields MASPDDRLRRPTPHRPPCRRPRPRRHAHHAARRVDRQRRPRHGFRGRLRHRGASARLLAEHTSDIGFLGEENGGIEVRKSLVWALDPVDGTVNFVHGSPLCAVSLGLLTGRRPVLGVIDLPFLGCRYSAAEGNGAHANGEPIHASTTTRISEAVVAMGDYAVGEESEEKNRDRFALTRRLATNMQRVRMHGSAAIDLAWLAEGRVDAVVMLANKPWDTAAGVIIAREAGAVVVDRDGAPHSVDAKATVAANPEILPSLLELLNDEMAREG from the coding sequence GTGGCCAGCCCCGATGACCGACTACGCCGACCTACTCCCCATCGCCCACCATGCCGTCGACCTCGCCCGCGACGTCATGCGCACCATGCAGCCCGGCGCGTTGACCGCCAAAGGCGACCGCGACATGGCTTCCGAGGTCGACTACGCCATCGAGGAGCAAGTGCGCGCCTTCTCGCCGAGCACACATCGGATATCGGATTTCTCGGCGAGGAGAACGGCGGTATCGAGGTCCGCAAGAGCCTGGTGTGGGCGCTGGACCCGGTCGACGGAACCGTCAATTTCGTCCACGGCTCGCCTCTGTGCGCGGTCTCTCTCGGCCTCCTTACTGGAAGACGGCCCGTGCTCGGCGTCATCGATCTGCCCTTTCTGGGATGCCGCTACAGCGCGGCCGAGGGCAACGGCGCTCATGCCAACGGTGAGCCCATCCACGCCAGCACGACAACGAGGATCAGCGAAGCTGTCGTAGCCATGGGGGATTACGCGGTTGGCGAGGAATCCGAAGAAAAGAACCGTGACAGGTTTGCCCTGACCCGACGACTAGCCACCAACATGCAGCGCGTCCGCATGCATGGTTCTGCCGCCATCGACCTCGCATGGCTCGCCGAAGGCAGGGTCGATGCGGTGGTCATGCTCGCCAACAAGCCGTGGGACACCGCGGCCGGCGTCATCATCGCTCGCGAAGCCGGCGCAGTGGTCGTCGACCGCGATGGAGCACCCCACAGTGTCGATGCGAAGGCGACCGTTGCCGCTAATCCCGAAATCCTGCCATCGCTTTTAGAACTCCTCAACGACGAGATGGCGCGCGAAGGCTAA
- a CDS encoding M6 family metalloprotease domain-containing protein: protein MVTARGLGSVLSAVVVLVTGVLTVTPAGAAPPGTDPETPWRTRHWPRTQPWQADEPAALARPGGGPRPIDPQHYELPDTMTWSDYRKVPGTNWADPAVRGSERTFNGALVLVDYPNQPFVVTQPANSTIYGNPSGVQNLARDQVPAFYRDFLNKPGKLNRGHTIHEYWMEDSDGRFGIDLSAFGVYRMPNPSHEYGIEDFMQHGKGCPGGEVCGRDLRADARAAWIAAVGEAEAARYDFVFFLSAGQDESSTWQEFGPMKFTTKEDVTDEFGPPDESLPNWNDTRYVPWTSWQASSNIWPNAAAGSSLQAESSGMSTYAHEFSHILGVGDNYNNPYGVPPRRDYSGPWEMLSRGTFNGPGGPHSRWLIPGTAGSSMGAQHMLRNKMKLGIVDDGAVLKLSRAALATSGVVVTRMTAREVDPGGRRLAGINVTLDGGDRSAACDPATDPYCDGGGYDNYTLEVVDRMGFDSFTPDSGVLLAKTKNADSAPFIWTVDANPQDIDKVDFVLPDGTPQKMTIGDYRQLSDALFHAGTGSGSEFEYVDTANRLQFYVLDRQRDRNGVLSYQVAVRSLDGAGPSARGVRALPASARLDKSGWARCTIPVRNTGRGDDVFRVTAQGATLPRAVIAVSGGRTSAVEVYVNRAAKVSVTVASESDPAATTTTSCTARR from the coding sequence ATGGTGACGGCGCGAGGTCTCGGCTCGGTCCTGTCCGCTGTGGTGGTGCTGGTCACGGGTGTGCTCACCGTGACGCCGGCCGGTGCCGCGCCACCCGGCACCGATCCGGAGACGCCGTGGCGCACCAGGCACTGGCCGCGGACTCAGCCGTGGCAGGCCGACGAGCCGGCCGCGCTGGCCAGGCCGGGCGGCGGGCCGCGGCCGATCGATCCGCAGCACTACGAGCTGCCGGACACGATGACCTGGTCGGACTACCGGAAGGTGCCCGGGACGAACTGGGCGGATCCGGCGGTACGCGGATCGGAGCGGACCTTCAACGGCGCGCTCGTGCTGGTCGACTACCCGAACCAGCCCTTCGTGGTCACCCAGCCGGCGAACTCCACGATCTACGGCAACCCGTCCGGCGTACAGAATCTGGCCCGGGATCAGGTGCCGGCCTTCTATCGGGACTTCCTCAACAAGCCGGGCAAGCTCAACCGCGGGCACACCATCCACGAGTACTGGATGGAGGACTCCGACGGCCGGTTCGGCATCGACCTGAGCGCGTTCGGCGTCTACCGGATGCCGAACCCCAGCCACGAGTACGGCATCGAGGACTTCATGCAGCACGGCAAGGGCTGCCCGGGCGGCGAGGTGTGCGGCCGGGACCTGCGTGCCGACGCGCGTGCCGCCTGGATCGCCGCGGTCGGCGAGGCGGAGGCCGCCCGGTACGACTTCGTCTTCTTCCTCTCGGCCGGCCAGGACGAGTCGTCCACCTGGCAGGAGTTCGGCCCGATGAAGTTCACCACCAAGGAGGACGTCACCGACGAGTTCGGCCCGCCGGACGAGTCGCTGCCGAACTGGAACGACACCCGCTACGTCCCGTGGACCTCCTGGCAGGCGTCGTCGAACATCTGGCCGAACGCCGCCGCCGGCAGTTCCCTGCAGGCGGAGAGTTCCGGCATGTCGACGTACGCCCACGAGTTCAGCCACATCCTCGGCGTCGGCGACAACTACAACAATCCGTACGGCGTCCCGCCCCGCCGCGACTACAGCGGGCCGTGGGAGATGCTCAGCCGCGGCACGTTCAACGGGCCCGGCGGACCGCACAGCCGCTGGCTGATCCCGGGCACCGCGGGATCGTCGATGGGCGCGCAACACATGCTGCGCAACAAGATGAAGCTCGGCATCGTCGACGACGGCGCCGTGCTGAAACTGTCCCGCGCCGCCCTGGCCACCTCCGGAGTCGTGGTGACCAGGATGACGGCCCGCGAGGTGGACCCGGGCGGCCGGCGGCTGGCCGGGATCAACGTGACACTGGACGGTGGCGACCGGTCGGCCGCGTGCGACCCGGCCACCGATCCGTACTGTGACGGCGGCGGGTACGACAACTACACCCTCGAAGTGGTCGACCGGATGGGCTTCGACTCGTTCACCCCGGACTCCGGGGTGCTGCTGGCGAAGACGAAGAACGCGGACAGCGCGCCGTTCATCTGGACGGTGGACGCCAACCCGCAGGACATCGACAAGGTCGACTTCGTGCTGCCGGACGGTACCCCGCAGAAGATGACCATCGGCGACTACCGGCAGCTGTCCGACGCGCTGTTCCACGCGGGGACCGGGTCGGGCAGCGAGTTCGAGTACGTGGACACGGCGAACCGGCTGCAGTTCTACGTGCTCGACCGGCAGCGGGACCGGAACGGGGTGTTGTCGTACCAGGTGGCGGTGCGGTCGCTCGACGGGGCGGGGCCGTCCGCGCGCGGGGTGCGGGCCCTCCCGGCGTCGGCCCGGCTCGACAAGTCCGGCTGGGCGCGATGCACCATCCCGGTACGCAACACCGGGCGCGGTGACGACGTCTTCCGGGTCACGGCGCAGGGGGCGACGCTGCCGCGTGCGGTGATCGCCGTGTCCGGCGGCCGGACTTCGGCGGTGGAGGTCTACGTCAACCGCGCGGCGAAGGTGTCGGTCACCGTCGCCTCGGAGAGCGATCCGGCCGCCACGACCACCACCTCCTGCACGGCGCGGCGCTGA
- a CDS encoding steroid 3-ketoacyl-CoA thiolase translates to MGVPVIVEAVRTPIGRRGGLLSGLHPAELLGTAQRALLDRAGLDPAHVEQAIGGCVTQGGEQSNNVTRTAWLHAGLPHTTGCATLDAQCGSAQHACHLVAGLIAADAITTGVACGVESMSRVPLRANLGDAGLPRPESWDLDLPDQYVAAERIADRRGLSREDLDRFGVRSQANAARAWREGRFDREVAPIGSVARDQGLRDTTLAGLAGLRPVLPDGRHTAGTSSQISDGAAAVLLMDEEPARRLGLRPRARILAQCLIGAEPYYHLDGPVAATDRVLARTGMTIEDIDVVEVNEAFASVVLSWLSVHHADPDRVNVNGGAIALGHPVGSTGARLITTAMHELERSGGTTALVTMCAGGAMSTATILERI, encoded by the coding sequence GTGGGCGTACCGGTGATCGTCGAGGCGGTCCGCACGCCGATCGGCCGCCGCGGCGGCCTGCTGTCCGGACTGCACCCCGCCGAACTGCTCGGCACGGCCCAGCGCGCGCTGCTCGACCGGGCCGGCCTGGACCCGGCCCACGTCGAGCAGGCCATCGGCGGGTGCGTCACCCAGGGCGGCGAGCAGTCGAACAACGTGACCCGGACCGCCTGGCTGCACGCCGGCCTGCCGCACACCACCGGGTGCGCGACGCTCGACGCCCAGTGCGGTTCGGCGCAGCACGCCTGTCACCTGGTCGCCGGCTTGATCGCGGCGGACGCCATCACGACCGGCGTGGCCTGCGGGGTGGAGTCGATGAGCCGCGTCCCGCTGCGGGCGAACCTCGGCGACGCCGGCCTGCCACGCCCGGAGTCCTGGGACCTCGACCTGCCCGACCAGTACGTGGCCGCGGAGCGGATCGCCGACCGGCGCGGGTTGTCCCGCGAGGATCTGGACCGGTTCGGTGTGCGCTCGCAGGCCAACGCCGCCCGGGCGTGGCGGGAGGGCCGCTTCGACCGCGAGGTGGCGCCGATCGGCTCGGTCGCCCGTGACCAGGGGCTACGTGACACCACACTGGCCGGCCTGGCGGGGCTGCGGCCGGTGCTGCCCGACGGCCGGCACACCGCCGGCACCTCCTCGCAGATCTCCGACGGCGCCGCCGCGGTGCTGCTCATGGACGAGGAACCGGCCCGCCGGCTGGGCCTGCGGCCGCGGGCCCGGATCCTCGCGCAGTGCCTGATCGGCGCGGAGCCCTATTACCACCTGGACGGGCCCGTCGCCGCCACCGACCGGGTCCTCGCCCGGACCGGCATGACGATCGAGGACATCGACGTCGTCGAGGTGAACGAGGCCTTCGCCAGCGTGGTGCTGTCCTGGCTGAGCGTCCACCACGCCGACCCGGACCGCGTCAACGTCAACGGCGGCGCGATAGCCCTCGGCCACCCAGTCGGCAGCACCGGCGCCCGGCTGATCACCACGGCGATGCACGAGCTGGAGCGCTCGGGCGGCACGACGGCGCTGGTCACCATGTGCGCGGGCGGCGCGATGTCCACCGCCACCATCCTCGAACGGATCTGA
- a CDS encoding DUF5919 domain-containing protein yields MKVRLGVEVSHADQYRTAGPAVPRRQVFDAVEPAGAQLLGAGGQQRFVNCVGALTTLNLQGVLRVRDRLPANIRDRVEVATYDQTIRVNITLINNSVCVAQQYLPHARGVESPTMVIKKRWPDAGLYPVFERTFHELWSGGQPR; encoded by the coding sequence GTGAAGGTTCGCCTTGGCGTCGAGGTCAGTCATGCCGACCAATATCGCACCGCCGGGCCGGCGGTACCGCGCCGGCAGGTGTTTGATGCTGTCGAACCGGCCGGAGCGCAGCTTCTCGGCGCGGGTGGTCAGCAGCGATTCGTGAACTGCGTCGGCGCCCTCACCACCCTCAACCTGCAAGGCGTCCTCCGCGTCCGCGACCGGCTGCCCGCCAACATCCGGGACCGCGTCGAGGTTGCCACCTACGACCAGACAATCCGTGTCAACATCACTTTGATCAATAACTCGGTCTGCGTCGCGCAGCAGTACCTACCGCACGCGCGAGGCGTCGAGTCCCCGACCATGGTGATCAAGAAGCGGTGGCCGGACGCTGGGCTGTACCCCGTGTTCGAGCGCACCTTCCACGAGCTTTGGAGCGGTGGCCAGCCCCGATGA
- a CDS encoding cytochrome P450: protein MRDLTDPEIYVHGIPHAEFAELRRDAPVSWIPQARGSAGFDDEGYWAVTRHADVMTVSRDSETFSSWENTAIVRFQADMPRDRIEMQRAVLLNMDPPQHTQQRAIVSRGFTPRAMNNLRTALAARAERIVREAGESATGDFVTEIACELPLQAIAELLGVPQEDRRNVFDWSNSMIGYDDPEYRGGADPMEPAMELLAYAMKMAEERQACPRDDIVSTLVQAEIGGEHLSADEFGFFVLMLAVAGNETTRNAISHGMLALLEHPDQWALWQETRPRTAVDEIVRWGTPVNVFQRTATRDTELGGQRIVRGDRVALFYGSANFDEEVFDHPERFDITRSPNPHLGFGGSGAHFCLGANLARLEIDLIFHAIADRMPRISLAGPPERLRSGWLNSIKHLPVRYSSTTGT from the coding sequence GTGAGAGACCTCACCGACCCGGAGATCTACGTCCACGGCATCCCGCACGCCGAGTTCGCCGAGCTGCGCCGCGACGCCCCGGTGTCGTGGATCCCGCAGGCCCGCGGCAGCGCCGGGTTCGACGACGAGGGCTACTGGGCGGTGACCCGGCACGCCGACGTGATGACCGTGTCCCGGGACAGCGAGACGTTCTCCAGCTGGGAGAACACGGCAATCGTCAGATTCCAGGCGGACATGCCCCGCGATCGGATCGAGATGCAGCGCGCCGTGCTGCTCAACATGGACCCGCCGCAGCACACCCAGCAGCGCGCCATCGTGTCCCGCGGCTTCACCCCGCGAGCGATGAACAATTTGCGTACGGCGCTCGCCGCCCGCGCCGAGCGGATAGTCCGGGAGGCCGGCGAGTCGGCCACGGGCGACTTCGTCACCGAGATCGCCTGCGAACTGCCCCTGCAGGCGATCGCCGAGCTGCTCGGCGTGCCGCAGGAGGACCGCCGCAACGTCTTCGACTGGTCGAACTCGATGATCGGCTACGACGACCCGGAGTACCGCGGCGGCGCCGATCCGATGGAACCGGCGATGGAGCTGCTGGCGTACGCCATGAAGATGGCCGAGGAGCGCCAGGCGTGCCCGCGCGACGACATCGTGTCCACGCTGGTGCAGGCCGAGATCGGCGGCGAGCACCTGTCCGCCGACGAGTTCGGCTTCTTCGTGCTGATGCTGGCCGTGGCCGGCAACGAGACCACCCGCAACGCGATCTCGCACGGCATGCTCGCCCTGCTGGAGCACCCCGACCAGTGGGCGCTGTGGCAGGAGACCCGGCCGCGGACCGCCGTCGACGAGATCGTCCGCTGGGGCACCCCGGTGAACGTGTTCCAGCGCACCGCGACCCGCGACACCGAGCTGGGCGGGCAGCGGATCGTCCGGGGCGACCGGGTCGCGCTCTTCTACGGCTCGGCGAACTTCGACGAGGAGGTCTTCGACCACCCGGAACGGTTCGACATCACCCGCAGCCCCAACCCGCACCTCGGCTTCGGCGGCAGCGGCGCCCACTTCTGCCTCGGCGCCAACCTGGCCCGCCTGGAGATCGACCTCATCTTCCACGCGATCGCCGACCGGATGCCGCGGATCAGCCTGGCCGGCCCGCCGGAGCGTTTGCGGTCGGGTTGGCTCAACAGCATCAAGCACCTGCCGGTGCGGTACAGCTCAACCACCGGGACGTGA
- a CDS encoding phospholipase, with protein sequence MRPIRTVARTVLVLAVGLAPAVPAAVSAAPAPGGYYLQSVLTGFAAAAAGDAVAQHRPKGDEDQQQWSLRADGAAWWLENLVRPGRCLGRAATAPAMLACGDPNTRWEITDAGDDQYAVKDPAADRYLSLTPSGDGWAEGLGLAADGPAARWYLTPLTPVKAALPAEADRTLDQVTFLTAHNAYANGVDGGFSPPIINLFPNQVRGIDRQLADGVRGFMLDLHQTPDGAILCHDSCTLVSRPVALWVDLKRITDFLAAHPTEIVTVFLEDYVAPGVLRAELARVPGLATMLIRPDLDGVRDHGWPRLSELRRRNQRLLIMTDHDRASDQAAGLTRDSFGVQYQREWTVENYWSMGSGAGTSDWSCSSRWPGIPLTRTEPGFRPLFVMNHFRDVTVAATASGDNAKVLNRAERFCAPAARKKPNYIAVDRYDLGTPAAAVAQLNTYAY encoded by the coding sequence ATGCGCCCGATCCGTACCGTTGCCCGAACCGTCCTGGTCCTCGCCGTCGGCCTCGCCCCGGCGGTGCCGGCCGCCGTGTCCGCCGCACCCGCTCCGGGCGGCTACTACCTGCAGAGCGTGCTCACCGGCTTCGCCGCCGCGGCGGCCGGTGACGCCGTCGCCCAGCACCGGCCCAAGGGCGACGAGGATCAGCAGCAGTGGAGCCTGCGCGCCGACGGCGCCGCCTGGTGGCTGGAGAACCTCGTCCGCCCGGGCCGCTGCCTCGGTCGCGCGGCGACCGCCCCGGCCATGCTGGCCTGCGGCGATCCGAACACCCGGTGGGAGATCACCGACGCTGGCGATGATCAGTACGCGGTGAAGGACCCGGCCGCGGACCGCTACCTGAGCCTGACGCCCAGCGGTGACGGGTGGGCCGAGGGACTCGGCCTGGCCGCCGACGGCCCGGCGGCCAGGTGGTACCTGACTCCGCTCACTCCGGTCAAGGCGGCCCTGCCCGCCGAGGCGGACCGGACGCTGGACCAGGTCACCTTCCTCACCGCGCACAACGCGTACGCCAACGGCGTCGACGGCGGCTTCTCGCCGCCGATCATCAACCTCTTCCCGAATCAGGTGCGGGGCATCGACCGGCAGCTCGCCGACGGCGTACGCGGGTTCATGCTCGACCTGCACCAGACGCCGGACGGCGCGATCCTCTGTCACGACAGCTGCACGCTCGTCTCCCGGCCGGTCGCCCTCTGGGTGGACCTGAAACGGATCACGGATTTCCTCGCCGCCCATCCCACCGAGATCGTGACCGTCTTCTTGGAGGACTACGTCGCGCCCGGCGTGCTGCGCGCCGAGCTCGCCCGGGTGCCGGGCCTCGCCACCATGCTGATCCGCCCGGACCTGGACGGTGTCCGCGACCACGGCTGGCCGCGCCTGTCCGAGCTGCGCCGCCGCAACCAGCGGCTGCTGATCATGACCGACCACGACCGCGCCTCCGACCAGGCGGCGGGGCTCACCCGCGACAGCTTCGGGGTGCAGTACCAACGGGAGTGGACCGTGGAGAACTACTGGTCGATGGGTTCCGGCGCCGGCACCTCGGACTGGTCCTGCTCCAGCCGCTGGCCCGGCATCCCCCTCACCCGCACCGAACCCGGCTTCCGCCCGCTGTTCGTCATGAATCACTTCCGGGACGTGACCGTGGCGGCCACCGCGTCCGGCGACAACGCCAAGGTGCTCAACCGGGCGGAGCGATTCTGCGCCCCGGCCGCCCGCAAGAAGCCCAACTACATCGCCGTCGACCGGTACGACCTGGGCACTCCGGCGGCCGCGGTGGCACAGCTCAACACGTACGCGTACTGA
- a CDS encoding DinB family protein — protein sequence MTDLDAKANLHLYLREAREALLGKLDGLSEYDVRRPLVPTGTNLLGLVKHVSTVAAGYFGEVFDRPFRDSLPAVGQNAEPNADMWATADESRDDIIGRWHRAWAHADATIEALPVDAPGVVRWWGGAPVTLHRILTHMLAELNRHAGHADIVRELIDGGVGWRHAGDNIDAVGDWAAHRERLESAAREFS from the coding sequence ATGACTGACCTCGACGCCAAGGCGAACCTTCACCTCTACCTGCGCGAGGCGCGCGAGGCGCTGCTCGGCAAGCTCGACGGCCTGTCGGAGTACGACGTGCGCCGCCCGCTCGTCCCCACCGGCACCAACCTGCTGGGCCTGGTCAAGCACGTGTCGACGGTGGCCGCCGGGTACTTCGGCGAGGTGTTCGACCGTCCGTTCCGGGATTCACTGCCGGCCGTGGGGCAGAACGCCGAGCCGAACGCGGACATGTGGGCCACCGCCGACGAGTCCCGTGACGACATCATCGGCCGATGGCACCGGGCGTGGGCGCACGCCGACGCGACGATCGAGGCCCTGCCGGTCGACGCGCCCGGTGTGGTCCGGTGGTGGGGTGGCGCGCCGGTGACGCTGCACCGGATCCTCACGCACATGCTGGCCGAGCTGAACCGGCACGCCGGGCACGCCGACATCGTCCGCGAGCTGATCGACGGCGGCGTCGGCTGGCGGCACGCCGGCGACAACATCGACGCGGTCGGCGACTGGGCGGCCCACCGCGAACGGCTGGAGTCGGCAGCGCGCGAGTTCAGCTGA